The following coding sequences lie in one Fimbriimonadaceae bacterium genomic window:
- the hppD gene encoding 4-hydroxyphenylpyruvate dioxygenase, with protein sequence MSTDSFPIRKVDHVRHYVNNARQSAFFYQNSFGFGITGYYGLETGIQDEAGYLLEQNDLRLVFSAPLRPGHPMADKIAYHGDFVQDIAFDVEDVDWSYKTATARGAVSAREPFTLEDDFGKVRIASICIYGDTIHSFINRDNYKGHFLPGYRQENLPGDPIGLVEIDHCVGNVELGKMNYWVKWYEDVLGFKNLISFDDKDISTDFTALMSKVMSNGNGRVKFPINEPAEGKKKSQIDEYLEFFGGAGVQHVAMRTDDIIYTVSRLRARGIQFLSVPKTYYDMLPDRVGSIDEDIAVLADLGILVDRDDEGYLLQIFTKPITDRPTLFYEIIHRKGAKSFGKGNFKALFESIEREQALRGTL encoded by the coding sequence ATGAGCACCGACAGTTTCCCAATACGCAAAGTTGACCACGTTCGACACTATGTCAACAACGCGCGACAATCCGCATTCTTCTATCAGAACAGCTTTGGCTTCGGAATCACCGGCTATTACGGCCTCGAAACCGGTATTCAGGACGAAGCTGGCTATTTGCTGGAGCAGAACGACCTCCGGTTAGTTTTCAGTGCGCCGCTTCGCCCGGGCCACCCAATGGCTGACAAGATTGCGTATCACGGCGACTTCGTTCAGGACATCGCATTCGATGTCGAGGACGTGGACTGGTCGTACAAAACGGCAACCGCACGAGGCGCCGTATCGGCCCGTGAGCCGTTCACCCTTGAAGATGATTTTGGCAAGGTCCGCATCGCGTCGATCTGCATCTACGGTGACACGATCCACAGCTTTATCAACCGGGACAATTATAAGGGACACTTCTTACCCGGCTATCGCCAGGAGAATTTGCCCGGAGACCCCATCGGCCTCGTGGAAATCGACCACTGTGTTGGCAACGTCGAGCTTGGCAAGATGAACTACTGGGTGAAGTGGTACGAGGACGTTCTTGGATTCAAGAATCTCATCTCATTCGACGACAAAGACATCTCGACCGACTTCACGGCTCTGATGTCCAAGGTGATGTCGAATGGAAACGGTCGTGTCAAGTTCCCCATCAATGAGCCAGCAGAAGGCAAAAAGAAAAGCCAGATCGACGAATATCTCGAGTTTTTCGGGGGCGCGGGAGTTCAGCACGTCGCCATGCGAACGGACGACATTATCTACACGGTCTCTCGACTGCGCGCCCGCGGAATCCAGTTCCTGTCCGTTCCGAAGACGTACTACGATATGCTTCCGGACCGTGTTGGAAGCATCGACGAGGATATCGCCGTTTTGGCCGATTTAGGAATTTTGGTAGACCGAGACGACGAGGGTTACCTGCTCCAAATCTTCACGAAGCCGATTACGGATCGACCGACTTTGTTCTACGAAATCATCCACCGCAAGGGTGCGAAGTCGTTTGGCAAGGGCAATTTTAAGGCGCTGTTCGAATCGATTGAGAGAGAGCAAGCGCTTCGCGGAACACTGTAG
- the hslV gene encoding ATP-dependent protease subunit HslV produces the protein MIRSTTVIGVRRDGKTAIAADGQVTLGEATVLKHTAKKVRRLGNGKVVCGFAGSVADAQSLQEKFEAKLEQYAGNLKRAAVEFAKDWRTDKILRQLNALMIVADQETMLLVSGDGNVIEPDDGVAGIGSGGPFALAAGRALIENTKLSAREIAEKSLLIAAEICVFTNDKLVVEEV, from the coding sequence ATGATCCGATCCACCACCGTTATCGGTGTGCGCCGTGACGGAAAAACCGCCATCGCTGCCGACGGCCAAGTCACTCTGGGCGAAGCGACCGTCTTGAAGCACACCGCCAAAAAGGTGCGTAGACTGGGCAACGGCAAGGTAGTGTGCGGGTTCGCCGGGTCGGTCGCCGATGCGCAGTCCCTGCAGGAGAAGTTCGAAGCCAAGCTGGAGCAGTACGCCGGGAACCTGAAACGAGCGGCTGTAGAGTTTGCGAAAGACTGGCGCACCGACAAGATTCTCCGCCAGCTGAACGCGCTGATGATTGTGGCCGACCAGGAGACGATGCTTCTGGTGAGCGGTGACGGAAACGTAATCGAACCGGACGACGGGGTTGCCGGGATCGGTTCGGGCGGGCCGTTTGCGCTTGCAGCGGGCCGAGCGCTGATTGAGAACACAAAGCTGTCGGCAAGGGAGATCGCTGAGAAGTCCCTACTCATCGCAGCGGAGATTTGCGTGTTTACGAATGATAAGCTGGTGGTGGAAGAGGTCTAG
- a CDS encoding diguanylate cyclase, producing the protein MNLKTSPVRRLLPKLALVQAIIVTAILLTNIAIHSALGSEQAAEDKLSLVRRQSALVQQIAKSAILSVDSANPYFTQHYADAEQLQRKSLEELSKSLDEWRSDRNQLLNRDSKSALFSMSPEGADQLGQSEAAFGSIVTASENILNALENGGNAAVDKELSTLLQAESVYREQMESLASLERIGNSFPDRRLQEIIWIASAIILATLFAIGRFIFRPMAREMQEAFDELEAKSEHLSDQNTEITLLQEAQEEQTAKLIESESRAIDEAEKAVANLRIAEHAGRRFQELFQGLPVACFTVNCEGLIHEWNGAAEEYFGLPGHAVFLRKLCDALPCFKPKEGQTQQCEIQSAFQGTACNGSERHFVTPSGEEKWIFSNAFPLHGANGEIIGALCASFDITQRKLGEERIRLAEERLRCVIQAAGDSILTLDGEGLVLSCNQAAETLFKQPQDAVVGEHVSTLIHISFEDLLVKFAEPSTVSEGSDTLEETIAFRPDGTEVPVELSLSRGYANDEVFFTCIVRDISQRRELELQLSMQAASVNDMLLKLEMQAIDLQEANQRLESLATIDGLTGLLNHRTLREMLDDEFVAAKGGGELAMVLLDIDHFKSFNDTFGHQAGDAVLKIVAEIVHTRTGDKGYAARYGGEEFAVILPGIDTTGAVAVAEKIRRAIENYPCEYRQITASFGVAKVDETTQRPEQLIELADQALYASKDAGRNRVTVSGSRVNAA; encoded by the coding sequence TTGAATTTGAAGACGTCACCCGTCCGCAGACTCTTGCCGAAACTAGCGCTCGTTCAGGCGATTATCGTTACGGCCATTCTGCTGACAAATATTGCTATCCACTCGGCACTTGGCTCCGAGCAAGCCGCCGAAGACAAACTGAGCCTCGTGAGGCGTCAGTCTGCCCTGGTGCAGCAGATTGCCAAGTCGGCGATTCTCAGCGTCGATAGCGCCAATCCCTACTTCACGCAGCACTACGCCGATGCAGAGCAACTCCAACGCAAGTCTTTGGAGGAGTTGTCGAAAAGCCTCGACGAATGGAGATCGGACCGAAATCAACTCCTCAATCGCGATTCTAAGTCAGCGCTCTTCTCCATGTCGCCTGAGGGAGCCGATCAACTTGGCCAGTCGGAAGCTGCATTTGGCAGCATCGTCACCGCATCCGAGAATATTCTGAACGCGCTGGAAAATGGCGGCAATGCCGCGGTGGACAAGGAGTTGAGCACGCTGCTCCAAGCCGAATCCGTCTATCGCGAGCAAATGGAATCGTTAGCGAGTCTGGAGCGTATAGGCAACAGTTTCCCCGACCGTAGACTCCAAGAGATCATATGGATAGCCTCAGCAATCATCCTTGCGACTCTTTTTGCTATCGGGCGGTTCATCTTCAGACCGATGGCCCGAGAGATGCAGGAGGCCTTCGATGAGCTTGAAGCCAAATCCGAGCATCTGAGCGACCAAAACACGGAGATAACTCTTCTTCAAGAAGCTCAAGAAGAGCAAACAGCAAAGTTGATCGAGAGCGAAAGTCGCGCGATCGACGAGGCTGAAAAGGCCGTTGCAAACCTGCGCATTGCCGAACACGCCGGGAGAAGGTTTCAAGAGCTCTTTCAAGGTCTGCCGGTTGCGTGCTTTACCGTGAACTGCGAAGGCTTGATTCACGAATGGAACGGCGCCGCCGAAGAGTACTTCGGCTTGCCTGGGCATGCTGTGTTTCTTAGAAAGCTCTGCGATGCTCTCCCATGCTTCAAGCCAAAGGAGGGCCAGACCCAGCAGTGCGAGATTCAGAGCGCTTTCCAAGGCACGGCTTGCAACGGTTCCGAGCGACACTTTGTCACCCCCTCTGGTGAGGAGAAGTGGATTTTCAGCAACGCCTTTCCGCTACACGGTGCGAACGGTGAGATCATTGGTGCGCTCTGCGCCAGCTTCGACATAACCCAACGAAAACTTGGTGAAGAGCGCATACGACTCGCAGAAGAGAGACTTCGGTGTGTGATTCAGGCTGCTGGCGACTCCATTCTCACGCTGGACGGTGAGGGGCTTGTCCTATCCTGCAATCAGGCCGCCGAGACGCTCTTTAAGCAGCCGCAGGATGCTGTCGTCGGCGAGCATGTTTCAACGCTGATCCACATATCCTTCGAAGACCTTCTCGTCAAATTCGCCGAGCCAAGTACAGTCTCAGAAGGCAGCGATACGCTAGAAGAGACCATCGCATTCCGCCCGGACGGAACAGAGGTTCCAGTGGAGCTATCGCTAAGCCGTGGCTATGCCAATGACGAGGTCTTTTTTACATGTATCGTACGAGACATCTCGCAGCGCAGAGAGCTTGAGCTTCAGCTGAGTATGCAAGCGGCAAGCGTGAACGACATGCTGTTGAAGCTAGAAATGCAAGCCATCGACTTACAAGAAGCGAACCAGCGCCTCGAATCACTCGCTACTATCGACGGCCTTACCGGGTTGCTAAACCACCGGACGCTTCGCGAGATGCTGGACGATGAGTTTGTAGCTGCAAAAGGCGGTGGCGAACTCGCGATGGTGCTTCTCGACATCGACCACTTCAAGTCGTTCAACGACACCTTTGGGCACCAAGCTGGCGATGCGGTGCTCAAGATTGTTGCCGAGATCGTCCACACAAGAACGGGTGATAAAGGCTACGCGGCTCGCTATGGCGGCGAAGAGTTCGCAGTGATCCTCCCCGGAATCGACACGACCGGCGCAGTAGCCGTTGCCGAGAAGATTCGGCGAGCCATCGAAAACTATCCATGCGAATACCGCCAGATCACGGCAAGTTTCGGCGTGGCGAAGGTTGACGAAACCACGCAAAGGCCCGAGCAACTCATCGAACTCGCCGATCAAGCTCTATACGCAAGCAAAGACGCAGGACGAAATCGAGTCACAGTTTCTGGCTCAAGAGTAAATGCTGCGTGA
- a CDS encoding tetratricopeptide repeat protein: MTTATMDINAIYQRGFDLRCNGDYTAAKVELMKVLDVDPRHADARWQFGLIQGFEGDFDGSLATLQGVVRDHPDHSKAILDLAKTELMLGMFDEAKTHLERVLQIDPNNEEAPKQLAYF; encoded by the coding sequence TTGACGACAGCCACTATGGATATCAACGCAATTTATCAGCGCGGCTTTGACCTCCGGTGCAATGGGGATTACACTGCGGCAAAGGTTGAGCTGATGAAGGTGCTGGACGTGGACCCGAGGCATGCGGATGCCCGTTGGCAGTTTGGTCTGATCCAGGGTTTTGAAGGTGATTTCGACGGCTCACTTGCCACTCTGCAAGGAGTGGTGCGCGACCATCCAGACCACTCTAAGGCCATCCTTGATCTCGCCAAAACCGAGCTGATGCTTGGCATGTTCGATGAAGCAAAGACGCACCTTGAGCGTGTGTTGCAGATCGATCCCAACAACGAAGAAGCGCCCAAGCAGCTTGCCTATTTTTAG
- a CDS encoding sigma-70 family RNA polymerase sigma factor, with amino-acid sequence MSAEPSVIELSPTPTVERHTREQYSTMPPDDLVRYFADDVWRYVASKLRRREDVEDVVMEVFGAAFKDLDRLRKADSPRLWLLVVARRKVIDVIRRSYRKPELPLDMAADQAAPEVDANKQQVYALMDDLPEIYREVLILKYVNGLGTEEVARVIRKSVGAANSLLQRARQSLREKGLLELPWLDRRDA; translated from the coding sequence ATGAGCGCCGAACCTTCGGTTATCGAACTCAGTCCTACACCGACCGTGGAAAGGCATACCCGAGAGCAATACTCGACTATGCCGCCCGATGATCTTGTCCGATATTTTGCCGACGATGTCTGGCGATATGTCGCGTCCAAGTTGCGTCGGCGAGAGGATGTTGAAGACGTTGTCATGGAGGTCTTCGGGGCCGCCTTTAAAGACCTGGATCGTTTGCGCAAAGCCGATTCGCCAAGGCTCTGGCTGCTGGTTGTGGCAAGAAGAAAGGTGATCGACGTCATACGGCGGTCGTATCGCAAACCTGAATTGCCGCTCGATATGGCTGCGGATCAAGCCGCACCCGAAGTCGATGCAAACAAGCAGCAAGTTTACGCCCTGATGGACGACCTGCCCGAAATCTATCGGGAAGTGTTGATTCTGAAGTACGTGAACGGGCTTGGGACAGAAGAGGTGGCTCGCGTGATACGAAAATCCGTCGGTGCGGCGAACAGCTTATTGCAGCGCGCGCGCCAATCGTTAAGGGAGAAAGGCTTGCTGGAACTCCCCTGGCTAGATAGGAGGGACGCATGA
- a CDS encoding P-II family nitrogen regulator: MKKIEAFVRVNKLEAVKDALEKAGIFGITVEQVRGYGRQMGRTDKYRGSTYAVNLLPKAKIVVVVKAEDLDLAIEAIIEATQTGEIGDGKIFVSDVMDAIRIRTGERGDAALS; this comes from the coding sequence ATGAAAAAGATCGAAGCTTTTGTACGAGTCAACAAGCTCGAAGCCGTGAAAGATGCCCTTGAGAAGGCGGGGATTTTTGGCATCACTGTCGAGCAGGTGCGCGGGTATGGACGGCAGATGGGTCGGACCGATAAGTATCGCGGAAGCACCTACGCGGTGAACCTGCTGCCCAAGGCGAAGATCGTCGTTGTTGTGAAGGCAGAAGATTTGGATTTGGCGATTGAGGCCATCATCGAAGCCACTCAGACCGGCGAAATCGGCGATGGAAAGATTTTTGTTTCTGATGTGATGGACGCGATCCGCATCCGCACCGGGGAACGCGGCGACGCCGCACTGAGCTAG
- a CDS encoding M3 family oligoendopeptidase, whose protein sequence is MSATLSLPTWDMTPFFPGLDSPEYADAFQDFVNDLDTFAEWLNAKGIDSHEGETDSTTVALFDEATHRLNDLLDKANLLDSYIYGFVTVDSRDELALAKLSEFEAETPKLQNIGTRLTAWVGKLDADALVGASQTARNHEYHVRRSGFLAKRLMSGLEESLASELSVTGGQAWGKLHSQITSQLEVDVELDGEKKRLPMSAVRNLANDPDEAKRAAAYHAELAAWKTVEVPLAAAMNCIKGESNALSLRRGWGAVLDVSVYHANIDTDTLWAMMGAAEAAFPVFRRYMHAKAKLLGKRRMAFYDIFAPVGQDRSWAYDEGEKFVADKFGAYSDKMREFALRSYRERWIDAEPRAGKVDGAFCMGVRDDVSRILMNYNASFRSVSTLAHELGHGYHNLCLYGKTALQRETPMTLAETASIFCETIIKRAALREATSDGERLAILEGSLQGANQTVVDITSRFRFEKEVLERRQKRELSPRELCEIMLDAQRQTYGDGLDDNYLHGYMWAAKPHYYSGRAFYNFPYMFGLLFSLGLYAKYEADPEPFKAMYDDLLGSTGMADAATLGDRFGLNIRDRAFWEGSLSVVEADVVEFEKLANG, encoded by the coding sequence ATGAGCGCGACCCTTTCTTTGCCCACTTGGGACATGACCCCGTTCTTTCCCGGCCTAGACTCCCCCGAATACGCCGATGCCTTTCAAGACTTTGTGAACGACCTCGACACATTCGCTGAGTGGCTGAATGCTAAGGGGATCGACAGCCACGAGGGCGAAACCGATTCGACGACCGTGGCACTGTTCGATGAGGCGACCCATCGGCTGAACGATCTGCTCGACAAGGCGAACCTGCTGGACTCCTACATCTACGGCTTCGTCACCGTGGATTCGCGCGACGAGCTGGCTCTGGCAAAGCTGAGCGAGTTTGAGGCGGAGACGCCCAAGCTGCAGAACATCGGCACGCGCCTGACCGCGTGGGTTGGCAAGCTGGACGCGGATGCGCTGGTCGGAGCCTCTCAGACCGCCCGCAATCACGAGTACCACGTCCGACGGAGCGGATTCTTGGCGAAAAGGCTAATGTCGGGGCTGGAAGAATCGCTCGCCTCGGAGCTTTCGGTCACGGGAGGACAAGCCTGGGGCAAGCTCCATTCCCAGATCACGTCGCAGCTTGAGGTCGACGTCGAGCTGGACGGCGAGAAGAAGAGGCTTCCGATGAGCGCGGTGCGCAACCTCGCCAACGATCCCGACGAGGCCAAGCGCGCGGCGGCCTACCACGCCGAGCTTGCCGCATGGAAGACGGTCGAGGTCCCGCTTGCCGCGGCCATGAACTGCATCAAGGGCGAAAGCAACGCGCTGAGTCTGCGTCGAGGCTGGGGCGCGGTGCTGGATGTCTCGGTCTATCACGCCAACATCGACACCGACACGCTTTGGGCGATGATGGGCGCGGCAGAGGCGGCGTTCCCGGTTTTCCGACGCTACATGCACGCCAAGGCGAAGCTCCTGGGCAAGCGAAGGATGGCGTTCTACGATATCTTTGCGCCGGTCGGGCAAGACCGCAGCTGGGCTTACGACGAGGGCGAGAAGTTCGTCGCCGACAAGTTCGGCGCGTATTCCGACAAGATGCGCGAGTTCGCCCTGCGCAGCTATCGGGAGAGGTGGATCGACGCCGAGCCCCGCGCGGGCAAGGTGGACGGCGCGTTCTGCATGGGTGTGCGCGACGACGTTTCCCGCATCCTGATGAACTACAACGCCTCGTTCCGGTCGGTCAGCACGCTGGCCCACGAGCTTGGGCACGGCTACCACAACCTCTGCCTGTATGGAAAAACCGCGCTCCAGCGCGAGACCCCCATGACCCTCGCCGAAACCGCGAGCATCTTCTGCGAGACGATCATCAAGCGGGCAGCGCTGCGCGAAGCCACTTCCGACGGCGAGCGGCTGGCGATCCTGGAAGGGTCGCTGCAAGGGGCAAACCAGACGGTTGTGGACATCACCAGCCGATTCCGGTTTGAAAAGGAGGTTCTGGAGCGAAGGCAGAAGCGGGAGCTGTCTCCCCGCGAGCTGTGCGAGATCATGCTCGACGCCCAGCGCCAGACCTACGGCGACGGCCTGGACGACAATTACCTGCATGGCTATATGTGGGCCGCCAAGCCGCACTACTATTCGGGCAGAGCGTTCTACAACTTCCCCTACATGTTCGGCCTGCTCTTCTCGCTTGGACTTTATGCCAAGTACGAGGCCGACCCCGAGCCGTTCAAGGCGATGTACGACGACCTGCTGGGCTCAACGGGTATGGCGGACGCGGCAACGCTGGGCGACCGTTTTGGGCTGAATATCCGCGACCGCGCATTCTGGGAAGGCAGCCTGAGCGTGGTCGAGGCGGACGTTGTGGAGTTTGAAAAGCTGGCGAACGGGTAG
- a CDS encoding DUF4166 domain-containing protein, with protein sequence MQSAELRELLKCEDPYAEAIGIAPEELPSGVRFSHLCPLNARGTVTVKRHPSWLVNLLVGVAGLPKSGENVPIVLVISRKERQRIRWYRQFGKQPVFTTHQIFGKEVREHFGIWSMRFRLEWMNDELRYIQTGFRALGLPIPRKLSPRTSAVVRAVEGEPEGWHVHVSIGIPPFGVVCEYEGKLCLQ encoded by the coding sequence ATGCAGAGCGCTGAGTTGCGGGAACTGCTCAAGTGTGAGGACCCCTACGCAGAGGCGATTGGTATTGCGCCGGAGGAATTACCCTCCGGCGTTCGCTTTTCTCATTTGTGCCCCCTCAATGCTCGCGGTACCGTCACAGTCAAACGGCATCCAAGCTGGCTCGTCAACCTCCTCGTCGGAGTGGCTGGGCTCCCAAAGAGCGGAGAAAACGTACCGATTGTTCTTGTGATCTCACGGAAGGAGAGGCAGCGGATTCGGTGGTACCGCCAGTTTGGCAAGCAGCCTGTTTTCACCACCCATCAAATCTTTGGCAAAGAAGTTCGGGAGCATTTTGGCATTTGGTCGATGCGGTTTAGGCTTGAATGGATGAACGATGAACTGCGTTACATCCAGACCGGATTTCGAGCCTTAGGACTCCCGATCCCCCGGAAGTTGTCCCCCAGAACTTCAGCCGTTGTGAGAGCGGTCGAAGGTGAACCAGAGGGTTGGCATGTTCATGTAAGCATTGGCATTCCACCCTTCGGGGTAGTGTGCGAATACGAAGGGAAACTATGTCTTCAATGA
- a CDS encoding transglutaminase domain-containing protein, translating into MTTGTRRAAIFSAMLAGATMAFSQTDLQPITAFSSNAQGYAMQPEVGKPFFVSVKYRVTGYVNRAYRIRIQTSYADLTTPDLTFGIGAPGDYQITWGPIDTLMDRSVPVTVTLDSARRVSEKNEKNNVFGFTMTPQSPQSAREAYGSQLLSGQMHFHLDFDRRSSTPQTLTIAYPVPITESFQEVVRQVTPNAAQVSDQNGQPFLLDMISQPTLEPINTQQVMITRAHSVRVNLNMLNQIGWGSVDAEARTMPEWISSETYIPLNDRNVVSFVGRNLPRNYRSMMTPAETAETLYRALLKGMRYDGRAGQAPDASQTLRSKKGDCGGLSAAYVALLRTVGIPARTVAGFTEGQNQWHVWTEFYLPNAGWIPVDPAYAKGAMPSGDAPIYFGVVPDLNARIATSFGLDRESGSFEAPLLQSTRVEWTGRNVRIGSAYTNSNLSVIESAGN; encoded by the coding sequence ATGACTACCGGCACTCGAAGGGCGGCAATCTTCAGTGCAATGCTGGCAGGGGCCACGATGGCCTTCTCCCAGACCGACCTACAACCGATCACGGCATTCTCAAGCAATGCACAAGGCTATGCGATGCAGCCAGAGGTCGGAAAGCCGTTTTTCGTTTCGGTCAAGTACCGCGTCACAGGCTATGTAAACCGAGCCTACAGAATTCGAATTCAAACTTCTTACGCCGATCTCACTACCCCCGATCTCACTTTTGGAATCGGCGCTCCTGGCGATTATCAGATCACATGGGGTCCCATCGACACGCTCATGGATCGCAGCGTACCGGTGACCGTCACCCTCGACTCCGCACGAAGAGTCAGTGAGAAGAACGAGAAGAACAACGTCTTCGGCTTCACGATGACGCCCCAGTCGCCCCAGTCCGCCCGCGAAGCTTACGGTAGCCAACTTCTCAGCGGTCAAATGCATTTTCATTTGGACTTCGACCGCCGGTCGTCCACTCCGCAAACGCTGACCATCGCCTACCCAGTCCCGATCACGGAGAGCTTCCAGGAAGTTGTGCGGCAAGTGACCCCGAACGCGGCCCAAGTTTCGGATCAGAACGGACAGCCGTTCTTGCTGGACATGATCTCCCAGCCCACCCTGGAACCGATCAATACGCAGCAAGTGATGATCACACGAGCGCACTCCGTTCGAGTGAACCTGAACATGCTCAACCAAATCGGTTGGGGTTCGGTAGATGCAGAAGCTCGCACGATGCCCGAGTGGATCAGCTCTGAAACCTACATCCCCCTCAACGACCGCAATGTCGTCTCCTTTGTTGGCCGAAATCTGCCGCGTAACTACCGAAGCATGATGACTCCAGCCGAGACCGCCGAAACGCTTTATCGGGCTCTGCTCAAGGGCATGCGCTACGATGGTCGTGCTGGCCAAGCCCCCGACGCTTCGCAGACTTTGCGAAGCAAGAAAGGCGACTGCGGTGGCCTCAGCGCAGCTTATGTTGCCCTTCTTCGAACCGTCGGCATCCCCGCTCGAACCGTTGCTGGATTCACCGAGGGCCAAAATCAGTGGCACGTTTGGACCGAGTTTTATCTGCCAAACGCAGGCTGGATCCCCGTCGATCCCGCATACGCCAAGGGTGCCATGCCGAGCGGTGATGCCCCGATCTACTTCGGAGTAGTGCCTGACCTGAACGCACGGATCGCGACCTCTTTTGGACTCGATAGAGAGTCCGGCAGCTTCGAAGCGCCCCTCCTTCAATCGACCCGAGTAGAGTGGACAGGACGCAACGTTCGCATAGGTTCCGCCTACACAAACAGCAACCTAAGCGTCATCGAATCTGCAGGAAACTAA
- a CDS encoding Lrp/AsnC family transcriptional regulator, with the protein MKTLLDETDIRILNILQRDGRITNADLAKEVGLSAPSVLQRVRQLEHSGYIRGYTALLNPEKLGKRVLIWAQVSLALHQDQPIERFIKAIRQIPEVMECYHVSGEYDFLIKVLVDDIRTYEVVVREKLMNIKGIGKLTSSFVLGTNKHSTVINVE; encoded by the coding sequence ATGAAAACCCTGCTGGACGAAACCGATATCCGCATCCTGAACATCCTTCAGCGGGATGGACGCATTACCAACGCTGACCTTGCAAAAGAGGTCGGGCTTTCCGCCCCGTCGGTACTCCAGCGCGTCCGGCAGCTTGAGCACAGCGGCTACATTCGGGGATACACCGCACTTCTGAACCCCGAGAAGCTTGGCAAGCGTGTGCTGATCTGGGCGCAAGTGAGTCTTGCTCTTCATCAAGATCAACCCATCGAACGGTTCATCAAGGCGATCCGACAGATCCCCGAAGTCATGGAGTGCTATCACGTGAGTGGAGAATACGATTTCCTCATCAAGGTTCTCGTTGACGACATCCGCACCTATGAGGTTGTCGTGCGCGAAAAGCTGATGAACATCAAAGGCATCGGCAAGCTGACCAGCTCGTTTGTGCTCGGCACGAACAAGCACTCGACTGTGATCAACGTGGAGTGA